One Primulina huaijiensis isolate GDHJ02 chromosome 8, ASM1229523v2, whole genome shotgun sequence genomic region harbors:
- the LOC140983026 gene encoding beta-arabinofuranosyltransferase RAY1 isoform X3 — protein MFLLTLRFLGTPFFHSMVARSLASSSDVSVLVDPDTIILSDFVSTLNYAHKLDEDWLLIAATQNISHFPFHLDSSGRRWLTDDGKHIGIKKLQEFLSQRSCGKLFGEGMIIAWNNGDLPLHKGILPPFLYGKGLHNQWLVTEAMNSDFRLVIDASSTISSFYLHDLHQESCILSRSWELNGNSLLGMLYGSFSFRKANYSGVLMLFEYGGHYLFVNKNQHIAYKPGYKRSLNLWKKGVSLSPMEEEKQGCLDSIKSLEETEGRLANEQSRLWNPITLSFSLENLLSIRADQNKTIVLGVAGYSYKDMLMSWVCRLRHLQLSNFLVCALDTEIYEFSIMQGLPVIKFLNPPTNISFDDCHFGTECFQKVTKVKSRMVLQILKLGYNVLLSDVDVYWFENPLPYLRSFGPAVLVVQSDEYNTAGPINLPRRLNSGFYYSHSDTITIKALEKVVKHAANSNFSEQPSFYDTLCGEGGSNRLDDNQCVEPETNLLVHFLNRDLFPNGAYGGLWEEKDIKNICTDKGCLILHNNWISGRKKKLERQVLSGLWDYDINTRMCLQTWQRSDIPGYF, from the exons ATGTTTCTTTTGACTCTGAG GTTCCTGGGTACACCATTTTTTCATTCCATGGTTGCGAGATCCCTGGCATCATCATCAGATGTTTCTGTACTGGTAGATCCTGATACAATTATCTTATCGGACTTTGTTTCCACTTTGAATTATGCCCACAAGCTCGACGAAGACTGGCTCCTCATTGCCGcaacacaaaatatttcccATTTCCCTTTTCATTTGGATTCCAGTGGGAGAAGGTGGCTGACAGATGATGGTAAACATATTGGAATAAAAAAG TTGCAGGAGTTTCTTTCTCAGAGATCGTGTGGAAAGCTATTTGGAGAAGGAATGATTATCGCATGGAATAATGGTGATTTGCCTCTTCACAAGGGCATCCTACCCCCGTTTTTGTATGGCAAAGGACTCCACAATCAATGGCTCGTTACCGAGGCCATGAACTCTGATTTTAGGCTTGTAATCGATGCTAGTTCGACTATTTCAAGTTTTTACCTCCACGACCTTCACCAAGAAAGTTGCATATTGAGTAGAAGTTGGGAACTAAACGGCAATTCCCTTCTGGGAATGCTTTATGGATCATTTTCTTTTCGCAAAGCTAACTATTCAGGTGTGCTCATGCTATTTGAGTACGGAGGACACTATCTTTTTGTTAATAAAAACCAACACATCGCTTATAAACCGGGTTATAAACGATCATTGAACTTGTGGAAAAAAGGCGTATCTCTGTCTCCAATGGAAGAGGAAAAACAGGGTTGTCTTGATTCAATAAAATCACTCGAAGAAACTGAAGGACGCCTAGCGAATGAGCAGTCAAGATTGTGGAACCCAATTACACTGTCATTCTCTCTTGAAAATCTTCTGTCAATTCGTGCTGATCAGAACAAGACAATTGTACTAGGTGTTGCTGGATATAGTTACAAAGATATGCTAATGAGCTGGGTATGCAGGCTTCGCCACCTCCAATTGTCAAATTTCTTGGTCTGTGCTCTGGACACTGAAATATACGAGTTCTCCATCATGCAG GGCCTCCCAGTGATCAAGTTTTTAAATCCTCCAACCAACATCAGCTTCGATGACTGCCATTTTGGGACCGAATGTTTTCAGAAAGTAACAAAAGTCAAGTCAAGAATGGTTTTACAGATATTAAAGCTTGGTTATAATGTGCTTTTAAGCGATGTGGATGTGTACTGGTTTGAGAATCCATTGCCCTATCTCAGGTCTTTTGGTCCCGCTGTTCTTGTGGTCCAGTCCGATGAATATAACACTGCAG GGCCGATAAACTTACCTCGACGCCTTAACTCTGGTTTCTATTATTCTCATTCGGACACTATTACCATCAAGGCATTGGAGAAGGTAGTGAAGCATGCAGCTAACTCCAATTTCTCTGAACAACCGAGTTTCTACGACACATTATGCGGTGAAGGTGGGTCCAACAGATTAGATGATAACCAATGCGTGGAGCCTGAAACAAATTTGTTGGTTCATTTCTTGAACAGAGACCTCTTTCCAAATGGTGCATATGGAGGCCTCTGGGAGGAAAAAGATATAAAGAATATATGCACGGATAAAGGTTGTCTCATCCTTCATAACAACTGGATTAGTGGAAGAAAGAAGAAGCTGGAACGGCAGGTATTATCAGGGCTTTGGGATTACGATATCAACACTCGAATGTGTTTGCAAACCTGGCAAAGAAGTGACATCCCAGGTTATTTTTAG
- the LOC140983026 gene encoding beta-arabinofuranosyltransferase RAY1 isoform X4: protein MVARSLASSSDVSVLVDPDTIILSDFVSTLNYAHKLDEDWLLIAATQNISHFPFHLDSSGRRWLTDDGKHIGIKKLQEFLSQRSCGKLFGEGMIIAWNNGDLPLHKGILPPFLYGKGLHNQWLVTEAMNSDFRLVIDASSTISSFYLHDLHQESCILSRSWELNGNSLLGMLYGSFSFRKANYSGVLMLFEYGGHYLFVNKNQHIAYKPGYKRSLNLWKKGVSLSPMEEEKQGCLDSIKSLEETEGRLANEQSRLWNPITLSFSLENLLSIRADQNKTIVLGVAGYSYKDMLMSWVCRLRHLQLSNFLVCALDTEIYEFSIMQGLPVIKFLNPPTNISFDDCHFGTECFQKVTKVKSRMVLQILKLGYNVLLSDVDVYWFENPLPYLRSFGPAVLVVQSDEYNTAGPINLPRRLNSGFYYSHSDTITIKALEKVVKHAANSNFSEQPSFYDTLCGEGGSNRLDDNQCVEPETNLLVHFLNRDLFPNGAYGGLWEEKDIKNICTDKGCLILHNNWISGRKKKLERQVLSGLWDYDINTRMCLQTWQRSDIPGYF from the exons ATGGTTGCGAGATCCCTGGCATCATCATCAGATGTTTCTGTACTGGTAGATCCTGATACAATTATCTTATCGGACTTTGTTTCCACTTTGAATTATGCCCACAAGCTCGACGAAGACTGGCTCCTCATTGCCGcaacacaaaatatttcccATTTCCCTTTTCATTTGGATTCCAGTGGGAGAAGGTGGCTGACAGATGATGGTAAACATATTGGAATAAAAAAG TTGCAGGAGTTTCTTTCTCAGAGATCGTGTGGAAAGCTATTTGGAGAAGGAATGATTATCGCATGGAATAATGGTGATTTGCCTCTTCACAAGGGCATCCTACCCCCGTTTTTGTATGGCAAAGGACTCCACAATCAATGGCTCGTTACCGAGGCCATGAACTCTGATTTTAGGCTTGTAATCGATGCTAGTTCGACTATTTCAAGTTTTTACCTCCACGACCTTCACCAAGAAAGTTGCATATTGAGTAGAAGTTGGGAACTAAACGGCAATTCCCTTCTGGGAATGCTTTATGGATCATTTTCTTTTCGCAAAGCTAACTATTCAGGTGTGCTCATGCTATTTGAGTACGGAGGACACTATCTTTTTGTTAATAAAAACCAACACATCGCTTATAAACCGGGTTATAAACGATCATTGAACTTGTGGAAAAAAGGCGTATCTCTGTCTCCAATGGAAGAGGAAAAACAGGGTTGTCTTGATTCAATAAAATCACTCGAAGAAACTGAAGGACGCCTAGCGAATGAGCAGTCAAGATTGTGGAACCCAATTACACTGTCATTCTCTCTTGAAAATCTTCTGTCAATTCGTGCTGATCAGAACAAGACAATTGTACTAGGTGTTGCTGGATATAGTTACAAAGATATGCTAATGAGCTGGGTATGCAGGCTTCGCCACCTCCAATTGTCAAATTTCTTGGTCTGTGCTCTGGACACTGAAATATACGAGTTCTCCATCATGCAG GGCCTCCCAGTGATCAAGTTTTTAAATCCTCCAACCAACATCAGCTTCGATGACTGCCATTTTGGGACCGAATGTTTTCAGAAAGTAACAAAAGTCAAGTCAAGAATGGTTTTACAGATATTAAAGCTTGGTTATAATGTGCTTTTAAGCGATGTGGATGTGTACTGGTTTGAGAATCCATTGCCCTATCTCAGGTCTTTTGGTCCCGCTGTTCTTGTGGTCCAGTCCGATGAATATAACACTGCAG GGCCGATAAACTTACCTCGACGCCTTAACTCTGGTTTCTATTATTCTCATTCGGACACTATTACCATCAAGGCATTGGAGAAGGTAGTGAAGCATGCAGCTAACTCCAATTTCTCTGAACAACCGAGTTTCTACGACACATTATGCGGTGAAGGTGGGTCCAACAGATTAGATGATAACCAATGCGTGGAGCCTGAAACAAATTTGTTGGTTCATTTCTTGAACAGAGACCTCTTTCCAAATGGTGCATATGGAGGCCTCTGGGAGGAAAAAGATATAAAGAATATATGCACGGATAAAGGTTGTCTCATCCTTCATAACAACTGGATTAGTGGAAGAAAGAAGAAGCTGGAACGGCAGGTATTATCAGGGCTTTGGGATTACGATATCAACACTCGAATGTGTTTGCAAACCTGGCAAAGAAGTGACATCCCAGGTTATTTTTAG
- the LOC140983026 gene encoding beta-arabinofuranosyltransferase RAY1 isoform X1, whose translation MEARFSILFSSFYYKKALKSGLWLVWLCGIFLICVSFYATLLLPKKQKVFYDGPKITLYTAPRAFTGLIGERQTLAVRSWLGLSENIDVVLFSQDPSVFSLGESLGSRVLVEPNIDFTFLGTPFFHSMVARSLASSSDVSVLVDPDTIILSDFVSTLNYAHKLDEDWLLIAATQNISHFPFHLDSSGRRWLTDDGKHIGIKKLQEFLSQRSCGKLFGEGMIIAWNNGDLPLHKGILPPFLYGKGLHNQWLVTEAMNSDFRLVIDASSTISSFYLHDLHQESCILSRSWELNGNSLLGMLYGSFSFRKANYSGVLMLFEYGGHYLFVNKNQHIAYKPGYKRSLNLWKKGVSLSPMEEEKQGCLDSIKSLEETEGRLANEQSRLWNPITLSFSLENLLSIRADQNKTIVLGVAGYSYKDMLMSWVCRLRHLQLSNFLVCALDTEIYEFSIMQGLPVIKFLNPPTNISFDDCHFGTECFQKVTKVKSRMVLQILKLGYNVLLSDVDVYWFENPLPYLRSFGPAVLVVQSDEYNTAGPINLPRRLNSGFYYSHSDTITIKALEKVVKHAANSNFSEQPSFYDTLCGEGGSNRLDDNQCVEPETNLLVHFLNRDLFPNGAYGGLWEEKDIKNICTDKGCLILHNNWISGRKKKLERQVLSGLWDYDINTRMCLQTWQRSDIPGYF comes from the exons ATGGAAGCTCGCTTTTCTATACTCTTCTCCAGTTTCTACTACAAGAAG GCTTTGAAAAGTGGGCTGTGGCTTGTTTGGCTTTGTGGGATTTTCTTGATCTGTGTATCCTTCTATGCTACCCTGTTGTTGCCCAAGAAACAGAAGGTTTTTTACGACGGCCCCAAGATTACTCTTTATACTGCACCGCGGGCTTTCACTGGTTTAATAGGTGAAAGGCAGACTCTTGCTGTGAGATCATGGCTGGGTTTATCTGAAAATATTGATGTTGTTCTTTTCAGCCAAGATCCTTCTGTTTTCTCCCTGGGGGAATCATTGGGATCCAGAGTCTTAGTGGAGCCTAACATTGACTTCAC GTTCCTGGGTACACCATTTTTTCATTCCATGGTTGCGAGATCCCTGGCATCATCATCAGATGTTTCTGTACTGGTAGATCCTGATACAATTATCTTATCGGACTTTGTTTCCACTTTGAATTATGCCCACAAGCTCGACGAAGACTGGCTCCTCATTGCCGcaacacaaaatatttcccATTTCCCTTTTCATTTGGATTCCAGTGGGAGAAGGTGGCTGACAGATGATGGTAAACATATTGGAATAAAAAAG TTGCAGGAGTTTCTTTCTCAGAGATCGTGTGGAAAGCTATTTGGAGAAGGAATGATTATCGCATGGAATAATGGTGATTTGCCTCTTCACAAGGGCATCCTACCCCCGTTTTTGTATGGCAAAGGACTCCACAATCAATGGCTCGTTACCGAGGCCATGAACTCTGATTTTAGGCTTGTAATCGATGCTAGTTCGACTATTTCAAGTTTTTACCTCCACGACCTTCACCAAGAAAGTTGCATATTGAGTAGAAGTTGGGAACTAAACGGCAATTCCCTTCTGGGAATGCTTTATGGATCATTTTCTTTTCGCAAAGCTAACTATTCAGGTGTGCTCATGCTATTTGAGTACGGAGGACACTATCTTTTTGTTAATAAAAACCAACACATCGCTTATAAACCGGGTTATAAACGATCATTGAACTTGTGGAAAAAAGGCGTATCTCTGTCTCCAATGGAAGAGGAAAAACAGGGTTGTCTTGATTCAATAAAATCACTCGAAGAAACTGAAGGACGCCTAGCGAATGAGCAGTCAAGATTGTGGAACCCAATTACACTGTCATTCTCTCTTGAAAATCTTCTGTCAATTCGTGCTGATCAGAACAAGACAATTGTACTAGGTGTTGCTGGATATAGTTACAAAGATATGCTAATGAGCTGGGTATGCAGGCTTCGCCACCTCCAATTGTCAAATTTCTTGGTCTGTGCTCTGGACACTGAAATATACGAGTTCTCCATCATGCAG GGCCTCCCAGTGATCAAGTTTTTAAATCCTCCAACCAACATCAGCTTCGATGACTGCCATTTTGGGACCGAATGTTTTCAGAAAGTAACAAAAGTCAAGTCAAGAATGGTTTTACAGATATTAAAGCTTGGTTATAATGTGCTTTTAAGCGATGTGGATGTGTACTGGTTTGAGAATCCATTGCCCTATCTCAGGTCTTTTGGTCCCGCTGTTCTTGTGGTCCAGTCCGATGAATATAACACTGCAG GGCCGATAAACTTACCTCGACGCCTTAACTCTGGTTTCTATTATTCTCATTCGGACACTATTACCATCAAGGCATTGGAGAAGGTAGTGAAGCATGCAGCTAACTCCAATTTCTCTGAACAACCGAGTTTCTACGACACATTATGCGGTGAAGGTGGGTCCAACAGATTAGATGATAACCAATGCGTGGAGCCTGAAACAAATTTGTTGGTTCATTTCTTGAACAGAGACCTCTTTCCAAATGGTGCATATGGAGGCCTCTGGGAGGAAAAAGATATAAAGAATATATGCACGGATAAAGGTTGTCTCATCCTTCATAACAACTGGATTAGTGGAAGAAAGAAGAAGCTGGAACGGCAGGTATTATCAGGGCTTTGGGATTACGATATCAACACTCGAATGTGTTTGCAAACCTGGCAAAGAAGTGACATCCCAGGTTATTTTTAG
- the LOC140983026 gene encoding beta-arabinofuranosyltransferase RAY1 isoform X2, with protein MLPCCCPRNRSQDPSVFSLGESLGSRVLVEPNIDFTFLGTPFFHSMVARSLASSSDVSVLVDPDTIILSDFVSTLNYAHKLDEDWLLIAATQNISHFPFHLDSSGRRWLTDDGKHIGIKKLQEFLSQRSCGKLFGEGMIIAWNNGDLPLHKGILPPFLYGKGLHNQWLVTEAMNSDFRLVIDASSTISSFYLHDLHQESCILSRSWELNGNSLLGMLYGSFSFRKANYSGVLMLFEYGGHYLFVNKNQHIAYKPGYKRSLNLWKKGVSLSPMEEEKQGCLDSIKSLEETEGRLANEQSRLWNPITLSFSLENLLSIRADQNKTIVLGVAGYSYKDMLMSWVCRLRHLQLSNFLVCALDTEIYEFSIMQGLPVIKFLNPPTNISFDDCHFGTECFQKVTKVKSRMVLQILKLGYNVLLSDVDVYWFENPLPYLRSFGPAVLVVQSDEYNTAGPINLPRRLNSGFYYSHSDTITIKALEKVVKHAANSNFSEQPSFYDTLCGEGGSNRLDDNQCVEPETNLLVHFLNRDLFPNGAYGGLWEEKDIKNICTDKGCLILHNNWISGRKKKLERQVLSGLWDYDINTRMCLQTWQRSDIPGYF; from the exons ATGCTACCCTGTTGTTGCCCAAGAAACAGAAG CCAAGATCCTTCTGTTTTCTCCCTGGGGGAATCATTGGGATCCAGAGTCTTAGTGGAGCCTAACATTGACTTCAC GTTCCTGGGTACACCATTTTTTCATTCCATGGTTGCGAGATCCCTGGCATCATCATCAGATGTTTCTGTACTGGTAGATCCTGATACAATTATCTTATCGGACTTTGTTTCCACTTTGAATTATGCCCACAAGCTCGACGAAGACTGGCTCCTCATTGCCGcaacacaaaatatttcccATTTCCCTTTTCATTTGGATTCCAGTGGGAGAAGGTGGCTGACAGATGATGGTAAACATATTGGAATAAAAAAG TTGCAGGAGTTTCTTTCTCAGAGATCGTGTGGAAAGCTATTTGGAGAAGGAATGATTATCGCATGGAATAATGGTGATTTGCCTCTTCACAAGGGCATCCTACCCCCGTTTTTGTATGGCAAAGGACTCCACAATCAATGGCTCGTTACCGAGGCCATGAACTCTGATTTTAGGCTTGTAATCGATGCTAGTTCGACTATTTCAAGTTTTTACCTCCACGACCTTCACCAAGAAAGTTGCATATTGAGTAGAAGTTGGGAACTAAACGGCAATTCCCTTCTGGGAATGCTTTATGGATCATTTTCTTTTCGCAAAGCTAACTATTCAGGTGTGCTCATGCTATTTGAGTACGGAGGACACTATCTTTTTGTTAATAAAAACCAACACATCGCTTATAAACCGGGTTATAAACGATCATTGAACTTGTGGAAAAAAGGCGTATCTCTGTCTCCAATGGAAGAGGAAAAACAGGGTTGTCTTGATTCAATAAAATCACTCGAAGAAACTGAAGGACGCCTAGCGAATGAGCAGTCAAGATTGTGGAACCCAATTACACTGTCATTCTCTCTTGAAAATCTTCTGTCAATTCGTGCTGATCAGAACAAGACAATTGTACTAGGTGTTGCTGGATATAGTTACAAAGATATGCTAATGAGCTGGGTATGCAGGCTTCGCCACCTCCAATTGTCAAATTTCTTGGTCTGTGCTCTGGACACTGAAATATACGAGTTCTCCATCATGCAG GGCCTCCCAGTGATCAAGTTTTTAAATCCTCCAACCAACATCAGCTTCGATGACTGCCATTTTGGGACCGAATGTTTTCAGAAAGTAACAAAAGTCAAGTCAAGAATGGTTTTACAGATATTAAAGCTTGGTTATAATGTGCTTTTAAGCGATGTGGATGTGTACTGGTTTGAGAATCCATTGCCCTATCTCAGGTCTTTTGGTCCCGCTGTTCTTGTGGTCCAGTCCGATGAATATAACACTGCAG GGCCGATAAACTTACCTCGACGCCTTAACTCTGGTTTCTATTATTCTCATTCGGACACTATTACCATCAAGGCATTGGAGAAGGTAGTGAAGCATGCAGCTAACTCCAATTTCTCTGAACAACCGAGTTTCTACGACACATTATGCGGTGAAGGTGGGTCCAACAGATTAGATGATAACCAATGCGTGGAGCCTGAAACAAATTTGTTGGTTCATTTCTTGAACAGAGACCTCTTTCCAAATGGTGCATATGGAGGCCTCTGGGAGGAAAAAGATATAAAGAATATATGCACGGATAAAGGTTGTCTCATCCTTCATAACAACTGGATTAGTGGAAGAAAGAAGAAGCTGGAACGGCAGGTATTATCAGGGCTTTGGGATTACGATATCAACACTCGAATGTGTTTGCAAACCTGGCAAAGAAGTGACATCCCAGGTTATTTTTAG